The Erigeron canadensis isolate Cc75 chromosome 4, C_canadensis_v1, whole genome shotgun sequence genome window below encodes:
- the LOC122596751 gene encoding pollen-specific leucine-rich repeat extensin-like protein 2 gives MAPEKVTEMVLNVDLKCSGCYKKVKKVICKIPQIRDQLFDVERNKVKIIVVCCSPEKIRDKLCYKGGGAIQSIEIIEKSDKPKEAADKPKEGDKPKAAPAAVDKPKPASDKPKPAADKPKEAEKPKPAGEKPKDSGKPKEPEKAKAAADKPKENEKAKPADKPKESGKPPEAAKPKPKEGEKPKEAEKPKDAGPPKEAPKKADAGPNPDVAKMIYEPVHGYPQMYPQSGYPMLGYGQYYDQGYQHGYAMQVAPPPPPTYGGFGYEHGYNGHNPNRNHYMSNDYGGEEDGESCSIM, from the exons ATGGCTCCTGAAAAG GTGACCGAAATGGTATTGAATGTTGACCTCAAGTGTTCTGGTTGCTACAAGAAAGTGAAAAAGGTCATCTGTAAAATCCCCC aaataagGGACCAACTGTTTGATGTGGAGAGAAACAAGGTTAAGATCATAGTGGTATGTTGTAGCCCTGAAAAAATTCGTGACAAGCTTTGTTATAAGGGTGGAGGTGCCATTCAGAGCATAGAGATTATTGAAAAATCTGATAAACCAAAAGAAGCTGCTGATAAGCCAAAAGAAGGCGATAAGCCTAAGGCTGCTCCTGCTGCTGTTGATAAGCCTAAGCCAGCTTCTGACAAGCCAAAGCCGGCTGCCGACAAGCCAAAAGAAGCCGAGAAGCCAAAGCCAGCTGGTGAGAAGCCAAAGGATTCAGGAAAACCCAAAGAGCCCGAGAAGGCCAAGGCAGCCGCTGACAAGCCTAAGGAGAACGAGAAAGCCAAACCGGCAGATAAGCCTAAGGAGTCTGGAAAACCACCCGAAGCCGCAAAGCCTAAACCAAAGGAAGGTGAAAAGCCTAAAGAAGCGGAAAAACCTAAAGATGCAGGTCCACCGAAGGAAGCACCAAAGAAAGCGGATGCAGGCCCAAACCCTGATGTAGCGAAGATGATTTATGAGCCAGTACATGGATATCCTCAAATGTACCCACAGTCCGGTTACCCAATGTTGGGATACGGACAATATTATGATCAAGGTTATCAGCATGGTTACGCGATGCAAgtggcaccaccaccaccaccaacttATGGTGGGTTCGGATATGAGCATGGATATAATGGACACAACCCGAATAGGAACCATTACATGAGTAATGATTACGGAGGTGAAGAAGATGGAGAAAGTTGTTCAATAATGTAA
- the LOC122596956 gene encoding uncharacterized protein LOC122596956 yields MRLQQGSNTRLQQEIKELAKWLLKVSDRKLSEPNDREVEIEIPDDLLIKSNHDPLSDIIEYIYPEYVARLYEQKYFEDRVILAPTHETVNLINDTMLATLTGEQREYLSSDSISQSDLNPNMSPDLYSSDFLKKIKMSCLPNHILTIKVGTPVMLLRNFDQQQGLCKIDFVNMLSRQQLFQAVMSGT; encoded by the coding sequence ATGAGACTACAACAAGGCTCAAATACAAGACTACAACAAGAAATAAAAGAACTTGCTAAATGGCTTCTAAAAGTTAGCGATAGAAAGCTTTCTGAACCAAACGATAGGGAGGTAGAAATAGAAATCCCAGACGACCTCTTAATCAAATCTAACCATGATCCGTTGAGTGACATAATTGAATACATATATCCTGAGTATGTTGCTAGATTGTATGAACAAAAATACTTTGAAGACAGGGTGATCCTTGCACCAACACACGAAACGGTCAATCTGATTAATGACACAATGTTGGCAACACTTACGGGTGAACAGAGGGAATACCTCAGTTCGGATTCAATCTCTCAGTCAGATTTAAACCCAAACATGAGTCCAGATTTATACTCTTCAGACTTtctaaagaaaataaagatgTCATGCCTTCCAAATCATATACTGACTATCAAGGTGGGTACCCCTGTCATGTTGCTCAGGAATTTTGATCAGCAACAAGGTCTTTGTAAAATAGACTTTGTGAACATGTTATCGAGGCAACAGTTATTTCAGGCAGTCATGTCGGGCACATAA